A genomic segment from Comamonas terrigena NBRC 13299 encodes:
- a CDS encoding GFA family protein, translating to MTDNHADERPVYQAACHCGTVRFSLRLTDGLRTVRRCNCSYCRMRGAVAVSANLSDLTVTQGRDALTLYQFNTGEAKHYFCSRCGIYTFHQRRSSPDQYGINVACIEGMSPFDFDKVPVSEGRVHPKDRPGGASNVAGWILYQANPEAGGD from the coding sequence ATGACCGACAACCATGCCGATGAACGCCCCGTCTACCAGGCTGCGTGCCACTGTGGGACGGTGCGCTTTTCCCTGCGTTTGACCGATGGCCTGCGCACGGTCCGCCGATGCAACTGCTCGTATTGCCGCATGCGCGGTGCTGTGGCGGTGTCCGCCAATCTGAGCGACCTCACCGTGACCCAAGGGCGGGATGCGCTCACGCTGTACCAGTTCAACACCGGGGAGGCCAAGCACTATTTCTGCTCCCGCTGCGGCATCTATACCTTCCACCAGCGCCGCTCTTCGCCGGACCAGTACGGCATCAATGTGGCCTGCATCGAAGGCATGAGCCCCTTTGACTTTGACAAGGTGCCGGTGAGCGAAGGCCGGGTGCATCCCAAGGACCGGCCCGGTGGTGCGTCGAACGTTGCCGGCTGGATCCTGTACCAGGCCAACCCCGAGGCAGGCGGGGACTGA
- a CDS encoding MoaF-related domain-containing protein codes for MTFFPKTAASLILGAAALLSAPWASAQTPATDPHAVAIASDSEFIAAGKSYFVDFGDQKFRLDFKSAREMVFTSPDGKNTANVPITVTPVGDGVYMIYWSRRAGQHVVHVDDFRNGVAYTNIFLPDGSASRRKGSLVQIP; via the coding sequence ATGACCTTTTTTCCCAAAACCGCTGCTTCCCTGATCCTGGGCGCTGCGGCGCTGCTGTCGGCCCCCTGGGCCAGCGCCCAGACGCCCGCTACCGATCCCCATGCCGTCGCCATCGCTTCGGACAGCGAGTTCATTGCCGCCGGCAAGTCCTACTTTGTGGACTTCGGCGACCAGAAATTCCGCCTGGATTTCAAGTCCGCCCGGGAGATGGTGTTCACCTCTCCCGATGGCAAGAACACCGCCAACGTACCCATCACGGTCACGCCGGTGGGTGACGGCGTCTACATGATCTATTGGTCGCGCCGCGCGGGGCAGCACGTGGTCCATGTGGACGACTTCCGCAACGGTGTGGCCTACACCAACATTTTTCTGCCCGATGGCTCTGCATCCCGCCGCAAGGGCAGTCTGGTGCAAATCCCCTGA
- a CDS encoding winged helix-turn-helix transcriptional regulator, whose product MTDDALRLHAGRYAYNVYEDKCPTRQVLERLADKWALLILDRLETGPQRFNGLKREIKQITQKVLTQTLRKLERDGLVTRTVYATKPVTVEYALTALGATLTETVAALAHWAEQNMDAVAAAQAAYDAQEARQAELQKRVHRL is encoded by the coding sequence ATGACCGATGACGCACTGCGGCTGCATGCAGGCCGCTATGCCTACAACGTCTACGAAGACAAATGCCCGACCCGCCAGGTACTGGAGCGTCTGGCGGACAAGTGGGCGCTGCTGATCCTGGACCGCCTGGAAACCGGCCCGCAGCGCTTCAATGGACTCAAACGCGAGATCAAGCAGATCACGCAGAAAGTGCTGACCCAGACCCTGCGCAAGCTGGAGCGCGATGGCCTGGTCACCCGCACGGTGTATGCCACCAAGCCCGTCACCGTCGAATACGCGCTGACGGCCCTGGGGGCCACCTTGACGGAAACCGTGGCCGCGCTGGCGCACTGGGCCGAGCAGAACATGGATGCGGTGGCCGCGGCACAGGCCGCCTATGACGCGCAAGAGGCCCGCCAGGCCGAGCTGCAAAAGCGCGTGCACCGGCTCTGA
- a CDS encoding flavodoxin family protein — MAKTVVVYFSGYGHTQRIAEAVAQGAQAQLLRIDPEGNLSDEAWDALAQADAIVLGAPTYMGSAPWQFKKFADASSKAWFTRAWQDKVFGGFSVSASLNGDKQVTLIGMQTLASQHGGIWVSLGVPPSNTLAATRNDVNNLGGSVGLLVQAPSDADAAAIPDGDIATARGYGVRVSQVAQRFNPGA, encoded by the coding sequence ATGGCAAAAACTGTAGTGGTCTATTTTTCCGGCTACGGCCACACGCAACGCATCGCTGAAGCCGTAGCACAGGGTGCACAGGCGCAACTGCTGCGCATCGACCCCGAAGGCAACCTCAGCGACGAAGCCTGGGACGCGCTGGCCCAGGCCGACGCCATTGTGCTGGGCGCACCCACCTACATGGGCTCCGCGCCCTGGCAGTTCAAGAAGTTTGCCGATGCCAGTTCCAAGGCGTGGTTCACCCGCGCCTGGCAGGACAAGGTCTTCGGAGGCTTTTCCGTGAGCGCCAGCCTCAACGGCGACAAGCAGGTGACCTTGATCGGCATGCAGACACTGGCCTCCCAGCATGGCGGCATCTGGGTCAGCCTGGGCGTGCCTCCTTCCAACACCCTGGCGGCCACCCGCAACGATGTGAACAACCTGGGAGGCTCCGTGGGCCTGCTGGTGCAAGCGCCGTCGGATGCCGACGCAGCCGCCATTCCCGACGGGGACATCGCCACGGCACGCGGCTACGGGGTACGGGTGTCCCAGGTGGCGCAGCGGTTCAACCCGGGCGCTTGA